The following proteins are encoded in a genomic region of Oryza brachyantha chromosome 11, ObraRS2, whole genome shotgun sequence:
- the LOC102718976 gene encoding probable LRR receptor-like serine/threonine-protein kinase At1g67720 translates to MPFASAAATATAALLLLLLLCSFSTAQPGFISLDCGGDDDYTDGIGIQWTSDAKFVSGGQKANLLVQNQVLQHQYATVRYFPADNRKYCYTMNVRNRTRYLVRATFLYGNFDNSNVYPKFDLSLGATPWTTVVVDDATTPVVQEAIILAAAPTLSVCLSNASTGQPFISTLELRQFNGSLYYTTDEKQFFLRLSARINFGAESNASVRYPDDPFDRIWESDLVRRANYLVDVAPGTQRISTTKPIFVSTNEQPPQRVMQTAVVGKDGSLTYRIDLEDFPGNAWAVSYFAEIEDLAPNQTRKFKLVIPGKPDFSKPTVDVEENAQGKYRLYEPGYTNVPLPFVFSFGFKKTNDSSEGPILNAMEIYKYVQIAMGSQDANIMASLVSRYPQADWAQEGGDPCLPASWSWVQCSSEAAPRIFSITLSGKNITGSIPVELTKLSGLVELKLDGNSFSGQIPDFTGCRDLQYIHLENNQLTGALPPSMGELPNLKELYIQNNKLSGEVPQALFKKSIIFNFSGNSDLHMGHSNIGHTIVIIVCVVVGAILVLVAAIGCYLFTCKGKKKSSDENVVIAAPAKKLGSFFSEVATESAHRFTLSEIEDATDKFDRRIGSGGFGIVYYGKLTDGREIAVKLLTNDSYQGIREFLNEVTLLSRIHHRNLVSFLGYSQQDGKNILVYEFMHNGTLKEHLRGGPADVKITSWVKRLEIAEDAAKGIEYLHTGCSPTIIHRDLKSSNILLDKNMRAKVADFGLSKPVVDGSHVSSIVRGTVGYLDPEYYVSQQLTEKSDMYSFGVILLELISGHEPISNDNFGLHCRNIVEWARSHMESGDIHGIIDQSLDAGYDLQSVWKIAEVATMCVKPKGLMRPSISEVLKEIQDAIAIERGGPELPSTIQQLMSKTSPSVNMDSLDLEQNASFDELLMRPGLR, encoded by the exons ATGCCGTtcgcttccgccgccgccactgctaCGGCagctcttctcctcctcctcctcctctgctcgtTCTCCACTGCCCAGCCTg GTTTCATCAGCTTGGATTGCGGCGGAGACGATGATTACACGGATGGCATTGGGATCCAGTGGACTTCCGATGCCAAGTTTGTGTCCGGTGGACAGAAAGCAAACCTCTTGGTCCAAAATCAAGTCTTGCAGCACCAATACGCAACCGTTCGCTATTTCCCCGCGGACAACAGGAAGTATTGCTACACCATGAACGTCAGGAACAGAACTCGCTACCTTGTTAGGGCCACCTTTCTCTATGGCAACTTCGACAACAGCAATGTCTACCCAAAGTTTGATCTCTCCCTTGGAGCAACCCCATGGACCACTGTTGTCGTTGATGATGCCACCACCCCAGTAGTTCAGGAGGCGATTATCCTGGCTGCTGCTCCAACACTCAGCGTTTGCCTCTCTAATGCCAGCACCGGACAGCCCTTCATTTCTACTCTCGAGCTTCGCCAATTTAATGGTTCCCTCTACTACACCACTGATGAAAAACAGTTCTTCCTTAGACTCTCTGCAAGGATCAATTTTGGTGCAGAAAGCAATGCATCAGTCAG GTACCCTGATGATCCATTTGATAGAATATGGGAGTCCGATTTAGTCAGGCGAGCAAATTACCTTGTCGATGTTGCTCCAGGGACACAGAGAATATCAACTACAAAACCCATATTCGTCAGTACCAACGAACAACCACCTCAAAGGGTCATGCAAACTGCAGTGGTTGGCAAAGATGGATCCTTGACCTACCGGATTGATTTGGAAGATTTCCCAGGGAATGCTTGGGCGGTTTCATATTTTGCAGAAATTGAGGATTTGGCCCCAAATCAAACTAGGAAATTTAAGTTGGTCATTCCAGGCAAGCCAGATTTCAGTAAACCAACTGTTGATGTAGAGGAGAATGCCCAGGGAAAGTATCGATTGTATGAACCAGGCTACACAAATGTTCCTcttccctttgttttttcttttggattcAAGAAGACTAATGATTCATCAGAGGGACCTATCTTGAATGCCATGGagatttacaaatatgtacaGATTGCTATGGGATCTCAAGATG CAAACATCATGGCCAGCTTGGTCTCACGATATCCTCAAGCAGATTGGGCACAAGAGGGTGGTGATCCTTGCTTACCAGCGTCATGGTCTTGGGTGCAATGCAGTTCAGAGGCAGCACCCAGAATATTTTCAAT CACATTATCGGGGAAGAACATTACAGGGAGTATTCCTGTGGAATTAACAAAGCTATCTGGGCTGGTCGAACT AAAGCTTGATGGTAACTCATTTTCTGGTCAAATTCCTGATTTCACTGGGTGCCGTGATCTACAATATAT TCACCTTGAGAACAATCAATTAACCGGTGCATTACCACCTTCTATGGGAGAACTACCTAACCTGAAAGAGTT GTATATTCAGAACAATAAGCTGTCTGGAGAGGTCCCACAAGCGCTTTTCAAAAAGAGCATTATTTTCAA CTTCTCAGGAAACAGTGACCTTCACATGGGACACAGCAACATTGGCCACACTATTGTAATTATTGTATGTGTTGTGGTTGGGGCCATTTTAGTTCTTGTTGCTGCTATTGGATGCTACCTGTTTACATGCAAGGGAAAGAAGAAATCATCAGACG AAAATGTTGTTATTGCGGCACCAGCAAAAAAACTAGGCTCGTTTTTCAGTGAAGTGGCCACAGAATCAGCACACAGATTTACACTGTCCGAAATTGAAGATGCTACTGACAAATTTGATAGAAGAATTGGTTCAGGAGGTTTTGGCATAGTATACTATGGTAAGCTTACAGATGGGAGAGAAATTGCAGTCAAACTTCTTACAAATGATTCCTATCAGGGCATCCGAGAATTCCTGAATGAG GTAACATTGCTTTCAAGAATTCATCATAGAAACCTGGTGAGCTTCCTTGGTTACAGCCAGCAAGATGGGAAAAATATACTTGTGTATGAATTCATGCATAACGGGACATTAAAAGAGCACCTTCGTG GAGGCCCTGCTGATGTGAAAATAACCAGCTGGGTCAAGCGTCTTGAGATAGCAGAAGATGCTGCAAAAG GAATAGAGTATCTCCACACAGGATGCTCCCCAACTATCATCCACAGAGACCTCAAGAGCAGTAACATTCTCCTTGACAAGAACATGAGAGCAAAAGTTGCAGACTTTGGCTTGTCAAAACCTGTTGTCGATGGGTCTCATGTATCAAGTATAGTTCGAGGAACAGTTGGGTATCTGGACCCAGA GTACTATGTCTCGCAGCAACTGACAGAGAAGAGTGATATGTATAGTTTTGGTGTCATTTTACTCGAGCTAATCTCAGGCCATGAGCCAATCTCAAATGACAACTTTGGGCTCCACTGCCGTAACATTGTTGAATGG GCTAGGTCGCACATGGAGAGTGGAGATATCCATGGCATCATTGATCAGTCCTTGGACGCAGGATATGACCTGCAGTCAGTGTGGAAGATTGCGGAGGTGGCAACGATGTGCGTGAAGCCCAAGGGGTTGATGAGGCCGTCCATATCGGAGGTGCTCAAGGAGATCCAGGACGCCATTGCCATCGAGCGAGGAGGCCCTGAGCTGCCCTCCACCATTCAGCAGCTCATGTCCAAGACGTCTCCATCGGTGAACATGGACAGTTTGGATCTGGAGCAGAATGCGTCGTTCGACGAGCTGCTCATGCGCCCAGGTCTCAGGTAG
- the LOC102719257 gene encoding pentatricopeptide repeat-containing protein At3g09650, chloroplastic-like yields the protein MTTITTSSSSSNTSSASLLRRCQYRRPQFFFLSGPGPNTPTPLLVASAWTASSSSLCSKDDHRLLALLRAGHTDAAYHLLASNPSLPDSPVSASRLLAQLSYQGSSRAATLLHRLRARGALHLLDANSLSLAASAAARSNNPHLAYSLLISMLRRGLLPDRRAYTAALARLPPARALRLFDAVLHHLRRAPDDRTTSLPDTAAFNAALSACADAGDCTRFRHLFDQMPTWSAPPDALTYNVVIKMCARAGRKDLVARLLERILSSGLAPCATTFHSLVAAYVGLGDIPTAERIVQAMRERRTDICLLFRAVAAEADHQIISGEQQQMQSSVLDDIVVKPSEEEETAVPLLPKAYPPNSRVYTTLMKGYMNAGRVEDVVAMMRAMQREGETAPASRPDHVTYTTVISTLVAAGDIERARAVLEEMERAGVAASRVTYNVLMKGYCQQLQVGRARELLAVDMAEAGIEPDVVTYNTLIDGCVLTDDSAGAVALFNEMRGRGIAPSAVSYTTLMKAFAASGQPKVAHKVFEEMEKDPRVAVDRAAWNMLVEAYCREGQVEAAKKVVERMRARGVQADVATYGSLAKGIAVARRPGEALLLWEEIKRKRKEVEVDGEVLEALADVCVRAALFRKALEIVARMEEMGLEANKGKYKRMYVELHSRMFTSKHASQARQDRRRERKRAAEAFKFWLGLPNSYYATDWRLQDHD from the coding sequence atgaccaccatcaccaccagTAGCAGCTCCAGTAATACTAGTAGTGCTTCATTGCTACGACGCTGTCAGTACAGACGGCCCcaattcttcttcctctccggcCCCGGCCCCAACACCCCTACTCCTCTACTTGTTGCATCCGCATGGACCGCATCCTCATCCTCGCTATGCTCCAAAGACGACCACAGGCTCCTCGCTCTGCTGCGCGCCGGACACACCGACGCCGCCTACCACCTCCTAGCCTCCAACCCCTCCCTCCCGGACTCCCCTGTCTCCgcctcccgcctcctcgcccagCTCTCCTACCAAGGATCGTCCCGCGCAGCCaccctcctccaccgcctccgcgcccgcgGGGCACTCCACCTCCTCGACGCCaactccctctccctcgccgcctccgccgccgcccgctccaACAACCCCCACCTCGCCTATTCCCTCCTCATCTCAATGCTCCGCCGGGGCCTCCTCCCCGACCGCCGCGCCTAcaccgccgccctcgcgcgcctcccccctgcccgcgcgctccgcctcttcgacgccgtcctccaccacctccgccgagCCCCCGACGACCGCACCACCTCTCTCCCCGACACCGCAGCCTTCAACGCCGCACTCAGCGCCTGCGCCGACGCAGGAGATTGCACCCGCTTCCGCCACCTGTTCGACCAGATGCCCACATGGAGCGCGCCACCCGACGCGCTCACCTACAATGTCGTCATCAAGatgtgcgcgcgcgccggccgcaAGGACCTCGTCGCGCGCCTGCTCGAGCGGATCCTCTCCTCCGGCCTTGCCCCCTGCGCCACCACGTTCCactccctcgtcgccgcctacgTCGGCCTCGGCGACATCCCTACAGCGGAGAGGATCGTGCAGGCCATGCGCGAACGCCGCACCGACATCTGCTTGCTGTTCCGGGCGGTCGCAGCTGAAGCAGACCACCAAATTATCagcggcgagcagcagcagatgcagAGCTCTGTTCTGGACGACATCGTCGTCAAGCCgtcagaagaagaggagaCGGCGGTGCCGCTGCTGCCCAAGGCGTACCCGCCCAACTCGCGGGTGTACACCACCCTCATGAAGGGGTACATGAACGCCGGCCGCGTGGAGGACGTGGTGGCCATGATGCGCGCGATGCAGCGAGAGGGAGAGACGGCGCCGGCCAGCCGCCCCGACCACGTCACGTACACGACGGTGATATCGACGCTGGTGGCGGCCGGGGACATAGAGCGGGCGCGCGCCGTGCTGGAGGAGATGGAGCGAGCAGGGGTGGCGGCCAGCCGCGTGACATACAACGTCCTCATGAAGGGCTACTGCCAGCAGCTGCAGGTGGGCAGGGCCAGGGAGCTGCTCGCCGTCGACATGGCCGAGGCGGGCATCGAGCCCGACGTGGTGACGTACAACACACTGATCGACGGGTGCGTGCTGACGGACGAcagcgcgggcgcggtggcgctGTTCAACGAGATGCGGGGGAGGGGCATCGCGCCGTCGGCGGTGAGCTACACGACGCTGATGAAGGCGTTCGCGGCGTCGGGGCAGCCGAAGGTGGCGCACAAGGTGTTCGAGGAAATGGAGAAGGACCCGCGGGTGGCGGTGGACCGGGCAGCGTGGAACATGCTGGTGGAGGCGTACTGCCGGGAGGGccaggtggaggcggcgaagaaggtggtggagaggatgagggCGCGGGGAGTGCAGGCGGACGTGGCGACGTACGGCAGCCTGGCGAAGGGGATCGCGGTGGCGCGGAGGCCGGGGGAGGCGCTGCTGCTGTGGGAGGAGAtaaagaggaagaggaaggaggtggaggtggacggGGAGGTGCTGGAGGCGCTGGCGGACGTGTGCGTGCGGGCGGCGCTGTTCCGGAAGGCGCTGGAGATCGTGGCGCGGATGGAGGAGATGGGGCTGGAGGCGAACAAGGGCAAGTACAAGAGGATGTACGTGGAGCTGCACTCGCGCATGTTCACCAGCAAGCACGCGTCGCAGGCCAGGCAGGATCGCCGCCGGGAGAGGAagcgcgccgccgaggcctTCAAGTTCTGGCTCGGCCTCCCCAACTCCTACTACGCCACCGACTGGCGCCTTCAGGACCATGACTGA